A stretch of Brachyspira suanatina DNA encodes these proteins:
- a CDS encoding variable surface family protein: protein MKKFLLTVMAILTIASGSVFGMYGADNTWLFFLIHGNQLRARMNQVGFTLGNGTIKGTFGFKANTLINGSILNTGNKNDRNPLEATISAGIGYTGDGFGVGVGYNYTYTDPNNSIQTKATKGINTHTPVITFNAVNNNLRVAIPVSIAVEKDIGKSGNIDRKDYLGLSIPAQIRYYTGIDAFNYIRFEFNYGLNQYNGVDAAGKTDKYTAQSISFQLRLHFLNTVINNVTVNPFLRVDFGSTVGAKGKLVDGSLLPGGFDQRYTAWAAKGWREATAGETAYDRESYDLKIIPSVSLSVNTDYVNLIFEPGLGYRVLDDGIKGSALTHTLYWQAYGEIYIRPVQDLEWYFEMDVNNGVPKLQGNGVSGVPIVFGANTGITWYLPALQ from the coding sequence ATGAAAAAGTTTTTATTAACTGTAATGGCTATTTTAACAATAGCTAGCGGATCAGTGTTTGGTATGTATGGTGCAGACAATACTTGGCTGTTCTTCCTCATACATGGCAACCAGTTAAGAGCTAGAATGAACCAAGTAGGATTCACTCTAGGCAACGGCACTATTAAAGGTACTTTCGGTTTCAAAGCTAATACACTTATTAACGGAAGCATCTTAAATACAGGCAATAAAAATGACAGAAATCCACTAGAAGCTACTATTTCTGCTGGTATAGGTTATACTGGAGACGGTTTCGGTGTTGGTGTAGGTTATAACTATACTTATACTGATCCAAATAATTCTATCCAAACTAAAGCTACTAAAGGAATAAATACTCATACACCTGTTATTACATTCAATGCTGTTAATAATAATTTAAGAGTGGCTATACCTGTAAGCATAGCAGTAGAAAAAGATATAGGTAAATCAGGTAATATAGATAGAAAAGATTATTTAGGTTTAAGCATACCTGCACAAATAAGATATTATACAGGAATAGATGCTTTCAACTACATAAGATTTGAATTCAATTACGGATTGAATCAATATAATGGAGTAGATGCTGCTGGTAAAACTGATAAATATACCGCACAATCTATAAGTTTCCAATTAAGACTTCATTTCTTGAACACAGTTATAAACAATGTAACTGTAAACCCATTCTTAAGAGTTGATTTTGGATCTACGGTAGGTGCTAAAGGTAAATTAGTTGATGGTAGTTTATTACCTGGCGGTTTCGATCAAAGATACACAGCTTGGGCTGCAAAAGGTTGGAGAGAAGCTACAGCCGGCGAAACAGCTTATGACAGAGAATCTTATGACTTAAAAATCATACCTAGCGTATCTTTAAGCGTTAATACTGACTATGTTAATTTAATATTTGAACCTGGTTTAGGATATAGAGTACTAGATGACGGAATTAAAGGAAGTGCTCTTACACATACATTATACTGGCAGGCTTATGGAGAAATCTATATAAGACCTGTTCAGGATCTTGAATGGTATTTTGAAATGGATGTTAATAACGGAGTACCTAAACTTCAAGGTAATGGTGTTAGCGGTGTACCTATTGTATTCGGTGCTAATACAGGTATAACTTGGTATTTACCTGCTTTACAATAA